GGCCGCCAGGAGGGCTGGTCGGCCGAGATATTGCGCAAGAACACCGATACGACGATTGCCCAGCGCGAACGCTTCCGCAAGGCAGTCAATGCCGGTGTGCGCATCGCTTTCGGCACCGATGCGGGCGTATTCCCGCATGGTCAGAATGCCCGGCAATTCGCCTATATGGTCAAATGGGGCATGACGCCGATGCAGGCGATTCAGGCGGCCACGACCAGCGCGGCGGAACTAATGATGCGTTCGCAAGATGTCGGCGTGATCGCGCCGGGACGCTATGCCGACATGATCGCGGTGCGCGCCGATCCGCTGGCGGATATCCGCGCCCTCGAATCAGTCGACCATGTGATGAAGGGCGGCGAAATCATCCGCTGACCGCCGCCGCGAAGCTTAGGAAACGGCACGCACTCGCGGGCGGGCCGTTTCCGCATCCTGCGCCGCCGCATCGCCGGGATGCGGGAAGAGCTGGCGCAGCGTGCGATTGCAGAGGGTGATCGCCCGGTCGCGCGGCGTACGCGTCGGCGAAAGGCAGAAATCGAGCCACAGCCCGTCCATTGTCGCGGACATGATCGGCACGGCGTCCTCGAAGGGAAGCGCGCCTTCGTTGCGCGGCAGCCGCTCCATCGCGGCGGCCAGCAGTTCGCGCAGCCGGGCATTGAACTGCTCGCTCTTCTCGGCGAATTCGGGGTTGGTCCGCGCCAACGACCAGAAGGCCATATAAGCGCCGAGCAAGTCCGAGCTTGCCCATTCGTTCGAAAACAGCGCGTTGAAGAAGCCGTCGAGATAGAGCCACGGATCGGGCTGCTCGACGTCGAGTTCGGCTTCGAGCTGTTCGAGGAAGCGGTCGCACAACTCCTCATAGGTTTCGTAGAGAAGATTCTGAGGATTCTTGAAATAATGGCGCAACAGCCCGTGCGAAACGCCGGCCTGGCGACAGACTTCGCGCCCGGTCGTGCCGCGCGCGCCCAGATTGGCGAGGCAACGGATCGTGACTTCGAGCAGGTCCTGCCGCCGCACGGTGGGCGCCTGGCGAGTCGCGCGACGCCGCGGTTTCGCGGCGGTCTTTCCCGCTTCCTTGCTGTCCTTTGCCATCATTTCGGTCCCGAATAATTTTGCTCCGCGCCTCCCGGCATGCGCAGCTTGGGGTCCGAATATCGCAGTCGCTTTGACTTGAAACAAGCTCAGGCCTTCTTCGCGCGCTTTTTCGATGCGGCATAAATGGCCCAGCCCGCGCCGATCAGCAGCGCCGAAAGCCCGATGATCTTGGTCATGGCGAGCACGGGATGGGGTTCATCGGCGGCGGGAAGCATCGCCAGGATGATCGCGAAGCTGGTGACGACCAGACCGACGCAGGCGACCAGAATCGCGACCGGCCTGCCGCCCGGAATGCGGATCGTGTCG
This genomic interval from Sphingosinithalassobacter tenebrarum contains the following:
- a CDS encoding TetR/AcrR family transcriptional regulator, which encodes MMAKDSKEAGKTAAKPRRRATRQAPTVRRQDLLEVTIRCLANLGARGTTGREVCRQAGVSHGLLRHYFKNPQNLLYETYEELCDRFLEQLEAELDVEQPDPWLYLDGFFNALFSNEWASSDLLGAYMAFWSLARTNPEFAEKSEQFNARLRELLAAAMERLPRNEGALPFEDAVPIMSATMDGLWLDFCLSPTRTPRDRAITLCNRTLRQLFPHPGDAAAQDAETARPRVRAVS